One segment of Pseudophryne corroboree isolate aPseCor3 chromosome 10, aPseCor3.hap2, whole genome shotgun sequence DNA contains the following:
- the LOC134966981 gene encoding putative nuclease HARBI1, with the protein MPDDVVVRRYRLPPHLILDTLSIIESDLESEIRYPTAIPPLTQFLAVLHFLATGSYQHVVGDLVGMSQGQFSKVLRRVCQAFLKRVKQFIAMPLDVGALDVVKRQFEEGGSRFPHVIGVVDGTHVAIQPPKHNEEIYRNRKLFHSLNVMVVCGPSLQILSLNAKFTGSSHDAYVIRQSGIWHRLRSSQRADMWLLGDRGYPCTPWLMTPYRNPRPGPQTAFNSALTATRQLVERTIGVLKGRFRVLHRTGGDIMYSPEMASKLVVLCAILHNIAVRSSVELPQTEELPDEEPGVVRHFGGGSVTRRGSQVRASIVAEYFS; encoded by the exons atgccagatgatgtggttgtacgtagatacaggctgccaccacatctaatcctagacactctctccataatagagagtgatctggagtctgaaattcggtatcctacagcaataccaccattgacacaattccttgctgtgttacattttttggctacaggctcttatcagcatgtggtaggagacctggttggcatgtcgcagggccagttcagtaaggtcctgcggcgtgtctgccaggctttcctaaagcgtgtgaagcaatttattgctatgcctttggatgttggtgccctagatgtggtgaagcggcaatttgaggaaggtggtagtcgcttcccacatgttattggggttgtggatggcacacatgtagctattcagccaccaaaacataatgaagaaatttatagaaacaggaaactgtttcattctctgaatgtaatggttgtttgtgggccatccctccagatcctttccctgaatgcaaagtttactggaagttcccatgatgcgtatgtcattagacaatcagggatatggcacagattaagatcaagtcaacgagcagacatgtggttattgg gagaccgtggatatccttgcaccccctggctcatgactccttaccgtaatcccaggccaggaccacagacggcatttaactccgcgcttactgccactaggcagctggtggagcgcacaattggggtccttaaagggcggtttcgtgtgctccaccgcactggtggcgacatcatgtattcgccggagatggcaagtaaactagtggtcctgtgtgctatactacacaacatcgcggtaaggagtagcgtagagcttcctcagacagaggaattgcctgatgaggagccaggggttgtccgacacttcggtggggggagtgttacacggagggggagccaagtcagggcaagcattgttgcggaatatttcag ctga